In Corvus cornix cornix isolate S_Up_H32 chromosome 4A, ASM73873v5, whole genome shotgun sequence, one genomic interval encodes:
- the CD40LG gene encoding CD40 ligand produces the protein MNEPYGPEAPRPIGSPSPGIMKMFIGFLTVFIVVQTIGTVLFCLYLHMKMDKMEEVLSLNEDYIFLKKVQKCQTAEGQKSTLLDCEKILKGFQNIQCKDGALKEQPKFEMQRGPEHHERSRLTHKNETSFAAEKREPIAVHLAGQQSNKAGSVLEWKETMYGPTNSLVSNKEGKLKVEEAGLYYIYSQVSFCTREVSLAPFTLYIYLHIPKEEDRLLLKGQKTQSTLKSSCELQSIRVGGVFNLREDDMVFVNVTDSTKVNYSHGNTYVGIFKL, from the exons ATGAACGAACCCTATGGCCCTGAGGCACCCCGTCCCATTGGCAGCCCATCTCCTGGCATCATGAAAATGTTCATAGGCTTCCTCACTGTATTTATTGTAGTGCAGACCATTGGGACCGTGCTCTTCTGTTTGTATCTTCACATGAAGATGGATAAG ATGGAAGAGGTGTTGAGCTTAAATGAAGATTACATCTTCCTGAAGAAAGTACAGAAATGTCAGACAGCAGAAGGTCAAAAGTCTACATTGCTGGACtgtgaaaagattttaaagggCTTCCAGAACATCCAGTGCAAG GACGGAGCCCTCAAGGAGCAGCCCAAGTTTGAAATGCAGAGAG GTCCTGAGCACCACGAGCGTTCTCGTTTGACACACAAGAATGAGACGTCTTTTGCAG CAGAGAAGAGGGAGCCAATTGCAGTTCACCTGGCAGGTCAGCAGAGCAACAAGGCAGGCTCAG TGCTGGAGTGGAAGGAGACGATGTATGGCCCCACAAACAGCTTGGTATCCAATAAGGAAGGGAAATTGAAGGTGGAGGAAGCAGGGCTCTACTACATCTACTCCCAAGTCAGCTTCTGCACCAGGGAGGTGTCTTTGGCGCCCTTCACCCTCtatatttatttgcatatcCCCAAGGAAGAGGACCGGCTCTTGCTGAAAGGACAAAAGACACAGAGCACCTTGAAGTCCTCCTGTGAACTCCAGTCCATCCGGGTGGGAGGTGTCTTCAACCTTCGGGAAGATGACATGGTCTTTGTCAATGTGACAGACTCCACAAAAGTGAACTACAGCCACGGCAACACATACGTTGGCATCTTTAAGCTGTAG